GTGTTGTGAATCAGAGACGGGCAGAGTGGGATTGCTTTCCAGATCTGAGCAGCTGCACCATTGGCATTGCACTTTTTACAGAGGGAGTTGCTGTACATGGATGTGTTGTTCTTGTCTCGATGTTTGAGCTGCGCCGAATAATTTGTCGTCttctatttatttctttttgaggTTAGAGAGTATTCTTGTAGCAATACTCACTGGCATTCTTAGTCAGTTTcaatctttgtttttttaagtttcaAGCAATAAAATTGAAGTTCATGTTGATTGTTGATGAGCTTGCGTGGAGCCCAACTTTTGTTTTACTGCAACTACTCATATGCTCTTGTTTGGTTTATTACTGATCAAGAAATGACTAACTTCTCTTCCTTCTCAGTCGAAGGAAGAATGTGAGTATCTAATTTCATTGGCAAAGCCTCACATGAAGAAATCTACTGTTGTTGATGCATCAACTGGAGGGAGTAAAGATAGCAGGTTTGGATATCGTAGATTATTCTCTTGAAAACATGTTACCTCAATTACAACTCGTTTAGGCTTAATGGCATGTCACATGTTCAGGGTTCGAACAAGTTCAGGAATGTTCCTTGGAAGAGGGCAGGACAAAATTATCCGTACGATCGAGAAAAGGATATCAGACTACACCTTCATACCTGTAGGTATGGCACCTTTAACACAGTTAACTTATCGACCTCCTGAAAAATAGAATAAGTAGTGCAGTTTTCCTTTTGCTAAAGTGCAGAACTTTAGTCATTGTAGAAACCATACATTTAAACTTCGTTCCTTGGCCCTAATACAGATAATAGATATCCCTATATCATGAAACAGTGCAAGGTTTTGAATCTTTCTTTATCTTGCAATACCTTATGTCACTGAATCACCAAAACTTACACTTTATAGTGATGCATTTGAACACTTAGCTACCTGCTGTGGAACCAAATATGAAAAAGCATTGCCTTTACAGAGTGCAATTGTACTGCTCTTGCTCTCTCCTTTTGATCTGGTATTAGCAGAGCAACGCCCATAGAGAAATGTTAAATCCAGATCACTTGCCAGTAATGGTTTAACACTTTAACTATTGTTTTATAAATCCAGATCAATAAGCAGAACCACCAAGAAAAACACAATAAGCACAATAATCCAGATTTACTGAGTTActatggcctggtttagttcccaacttttccatcacatcaaaactttcctacacacccaaacttccaacttttccatcacatcgttccaatttcaatcaaacttccaattttggtgtgaactaaacacaccctatattgAGAGCATATTAGAGCTAGAAAGTCTCTGTTATCAGATTTTTTTATTACCCCTGAGCCCTGTCATTCCTTGAATTCTGTTCGGCAGCTGACATTTGTGACCAATAACACAAGGCCTTTGCAAGTACAATGGTACATAATGAGCATGTTGTAGTACATGTGAAAGTCAAACTTCTCATATTTACAAAAAAGGGCCAGTGCATACTTGAACAGAAACCCAGAAAGATCTACACACCAATTTCTGAAATGTCCTGTACTTATTATATACTCAAATTTCTTTAGGCTTTTCAAACATTACATATACCTTTTGAGTTATTAAACGTGGGTGGTTTGACACTGGCGCACTTCAATAAATAGTCAGTAAGGTACACAACCAACAAGATGCAATGTACATGGCcggtattgatttttttttcttttttgcaatcaggaataataatattattattacaaCCAAATTTGATGGATAGTCCTAATAATTCCTAAATATATTCAACTATCATCAAGTgcaacaaattttttttatcatagaaatcacattatttttttatttcaagttTGTTGcaaatgttgttgttgttcctTTCTGTTCATACTCATAATTTCGCAGAGAACGGAGAGGGTCTTCAAGTCCTCCACTATGAAGTTGGACAGAAGTATGAACCTCACTTTGATTACTTCCATGATGAATTCAACACCAAAAACGGGGGGCAGCGTATAGCAACTCTTCTTATGTATCTGTATGTACTATAATATTGGTAATTCTTATATAATGCAACGCCGCTGATTCATTTgacatttgtttttgttttatttgaaatttattagTTCTGATGTTGAAGAGGGTGGTGAGACTATTTTCCCCTCTTCTAAAGCTAACAGCAGCTCATCACCATTTTATAATGAGCTGTCTGAATGTGCTAAGAAGGGTTTGGCTGTCAAACCCAAGATGGGAGATGCTTTGCTTTTCTGGAGCATGAGGCCTGATGGGTCTTTGGATGCCACAAGCCTTCATGGTGAGATTCCAATACTTTGGTACAATGTCAAATTGTTTTGTAGTGAATGGTTATGCCACAACATGATGACATTTCTATTTACCTTCAACTTCCTCTAGGTGGATGTCCAGTGATAAAAGGTAACAAATGGTCATCGACAAAGTGGATGCGTGTTCATGAGTACAAGATATAGACATCAGAAACTAGAGATTCAGAGGTACGAGTGAGCTGCTCTGCAATTTCCTCCACGTAGCACTGTCTGTTCACTTGGTTTTTTTCTTCACGCAATTCAAATGTCTGATCAACCCTTCTGattcatttaaaatttgtttgatttatatttattttcaacTCTTTGCAGGTTACTCACGAATTCAAATTTGTCGATGTTGTTgtttaaagaaagaaaagaaaagcggTCATTTTTGGCGCATGTTGAGGActtcaatttttccatagagaagcattacaattttttttagctgtAACCAACATGTTGTACACTAACTTCTTAGGCTTATGAACAATGATCATCGCTTTGCTTATGAACAATGATCGTTTCAAAGCGATGGATGTGTCGAATGTATAAATAATAATTGCCCTCCTAAAGTCGTAATGAAATTCATGATATAATGCCTGATGGACTCATTGACAAAAATAGTCTCAATAATATGtgtaattttttcctaaaaagTAATATGTGCAATTCCTGCAGAGATCTGGTAGTACTCcatctatcctaaaatatagcaatctacttcttccgtttcatattataaaactttctaacattgtccacatttatatatatcttaatgaatctagatatatatgtgtgtgtgcttagattcattagcatctactatatgaatgtggcaatgctagaaagttttataacctgaaacagaggtactccctccgtttcacaatgtaagtcattctagcattttctacattcatattgatgtatatgtctagattcattaacatcaatatgaatgtggaaaatgtctagattcattaacatcaatatgaatgtggaaaatgtctagattcattaacatcaatatgaatgtgaaaaatggtACAATGACTTatattctgaaacggaggaaataggggctgtttggatggtTGCCTCAACCTGCCAAGCCACTATATTAGACATGCCACACCTGCTTAGCATACCGTTTGTTTAGAGACCAGATTTTTGGCTGCCATAAAAAGTCTGCCACAACTCAGTTGCTTTGCCATTGGTTTTTTTGGGCAAAGACGCGGCGAGCAAATTGTTCGCCACGTTTGCGGCACGACTGTTGCGTGCGGAGAGAGAGCGCGCTACACTCACCTTCGTGAAGAATGGCGTGAAAATCCTTTTGTGAATAGCGCGAAACATCTGACGTTTTGGCGCGAACAATCTGGAAAAAAAACGCGCGAAGCTCGGTATCTCCGAGGCTCCTATGTTTATTATCCTCTCTTGtgcctcttttctctctccaattcatTCTCCCGTGCAGCTCCAA
The sequence above is drawn from the Oryza glaberrima chromosome 10, OglaRS2, whole genome shotgun sequence genome and encodes:
- the LOC127785614 gene encoding probable prolyl 4-hydroxylase 3, yielding MAGSRAAGRGGRPLLGGGGGKRGGGGGGGGGGGGKSSSYTTTVILAALLLASVALLLLVALGALSLPSGGGVGVGHAGIGLPRPRPRFRRSAAFESGLEMRGGEKGEPWTEVLSWEPRAFLYHNFLSKEECEYLISLAKPHMKKSTVVDASTGGSKDSRVRTSSGMFLGRGQDKIIRTIEKRISDYTFIPVENGEGLQVLHYEVGQKYEPHFDYFHDEFNTKNGGQRIATLLMYLSDVEEGGETIFPSSKANSSSSPFYNELSECAKKGLAVKPKMGDALLFWSMRPDGSLDATSLHGGCPVIKGNKWSSTKWMRVHEYKI